In Geminocystis sp. NIES-3708, a single window of DNA contains:
- the crtE gene encoding geranylgeranyl diphosphate synthase CrtE, with protein MVQTNLKPTIVSDSNFDLNTYLERKKELVEKALDESLPIGKPEKIYEAMRYSLLAGGKRLRPILCLATAELLGEKQNTAMATACALEMIHTMSLIHDDLPAMDNDDYRRGKLTNHKVYGEDIAILAGDGLLAYAFEYVAENTKNIPAERIVKVLAILGKAVGANGLVGGQVMDLDCEGKSDVTAEILTTIHRNKTGALLEACVSSGAVLAGASSEDLSRLSIYAQNIGLAFQIIDDILDVTATTEELGKTAGKDLSAQKATYPKLWGIETSQAKAEELVKDAVAQLAVYGEKALPLQAIAEYIVRRKN; from the coding sequence ATGGTACAAACCAATTTAAAACCCACTATAGTATCTGATTCTAACTTTGACTTAAATACATATTTAGAGAGAAAAAAAGAATTAGTAGAGAAGGCTTTAGATGAATCTTTACCCATAGGTAAGCCCGAAAAAATTTATGAAGCAATGCGTTATTCCCTATTGGCAGGGGGAAAAAGATTACGCCCAATTCTTTGCTTGGCAACGGCGGAATTATTAGGAGAAAAGCAAAATACGGCTATGGCTACTGCTTGCGCTTTAGAAATGATACATACTATGTCTTTAATCCACGATGATTTACCAGCGATGGATAATGACGATTATCGCCGAGGTAAGCTAACCAATCATAAAGTTTACGGGGAAGATATAGCGATTTTAGCGGGTGATGGTTTATTAGCTTATGCTTTTGAGTATGTGGCGGAAAATACCAAAAATATTCCTGCCGAAAGAATTGTTAAAGTATTGGCAATCTTGGGTAAAGCTGTTGGTGCAAATGGTTTAGTAGGAGGGCAGGTTATGGATTTAGATTGTGAAGGTAAATCTGATGTTACCGCCGAAATTCTTACTACTATTCATCGTAATAAAACAGGTGCTTTATTAGAGGCTTGTGTATCTTCTGGTGCAGTATTAGCTGGTGCATCTTCAGAAGATTTAAGTCGTTTATCAATTTATGCTCAAAATATTGGTTTAGCTTTCCAAATTATTGATGATATACTTGATGTTACTGCTACCACTGAGGAGTTAGGTAAAACCGCAGGAAAAGATCTTTCCGCTCAAAAAGCCACTTATCCTAAACTTTGGGGTATCGAAACTTCTCAAGCAAAAGCAGAAGAATTAGTTAAAGATGCTGTGGCACAATTAGCGGTATATGGAGAAAAAGCTTTACCGTTACAAGCCATTGCAGAATATATTGTTAGACGTAAAAATTAG
- a CDS encoding SDR family oxidoreductase: protein MKTALITGASSGIGKAFAEELAQRNYNLVIVARSESALIQLAEKLQSQYQINVTVIVQDLTLPHGSQNIFNKVKFLDISVDLLINNAGFGDYGKFGDRILQKQLDMIQVNISALVELTHLFLEEMKQRKNGEIINVSSIAGYQPLPYLSVYAATKAFVLSFSEALWAEYKDYGIKVLALCPGPTQSNFPTVAEFPDSSSFDDNNKNSLTTPEEVVKNALVGLEKQQPNIVTGGIGNQIIVNIGRFFPREFILQGVEKQFRQKQKKE from the coding sequence ATGAAAACTGCATTAATCACAGGTGCATCTTCAGGAATTGGAAAGGCTTTTGCCGAAGAATTAGCTCAACGTAATTACAATTTAGTTATTGTCGCAAGATCTGAATCGGCTTTAATACAACTGGCAGAAAAATTACAATCTCAATATCAAATTAATGTTACTGTTATCGTTCAAGATTTAACTTTACCTCATGGCAGTCAAAACATTTTCAATAAGGTTAAATTTTTAGATATTTCTGTAGATTTATTAATTAATAATGCTGGTTTTGGAGATTATGGGAAATTTGGCGATCGTATTTTACAAAAACAGTTAGATATGATACAAGTCAATATTTCTGCTTTAGTGGAGTTAACCCATTTATTTTTAGAGGAGATGAAACAAAGAAAAAATGGAGAAATTATCAATGTCAGTTCGATAGCAGGTTATCAACCTCTGCCTTATTTATCCGTATATGCCGCTACAAAAGCCTTTGTTTTATCATTTTCAGAGGCACTTTGGGCGGAGTATAAAGATTATGGTATCAAAGTTTTAGCCCTGTGTCCTGGACCAACTCAATCAAATTTTCCCACAGTTGCAGAATTTCCAGATTCTAGCAGTTTTGATGACAATAATAAAAATAGTCTTACCACCCCAGAAGAAGTCGTAAAAAATGCTCTTGTAGGGTTAGAAAAACAACAACCAAATATTGTTACAGGGGGAATTGGTAATCAAATTATTGTCAATATCGGTAGATTTTTTCCCAGAGAATTTATTCTTCAGGGTGTAGAAAAACAATTTCGTCAAAAGCAAAAAAAAGAATAG
- a CDS encoding divergent PAP2 family protein, whose protein sequence is MKVFAEIFTNRLIVIPLLACILAQIIKVSVDTVTNRKFSFRYLVSTGGMPSSHSALVGALATGVGQILGWASPEFAIASIFAGIVMYDAAGVRQAAGKQAKILNQIMDEFLNNEDLNEEKLKELLGHTPFQVLVGLLLGILSSIFLVPLFSTL, encoded by the coding sequence ATGAAAGTTTTTGCGGAAATATTTACTAATCGTTTAATAGTCATTCCCCTCCTTGCATGTATTTTGGCTCAAATAATCAAGGTTTCTGTAGATACTGTTACTAATCGTAAATTTAGTTTTCGCTATCTTGTAAGTACTGGTGGTATGCCTAGCTCTCATTCAGCATTAGTCGGTGCATTAGCGACAGGTGTAGGTCAAATTTTGGGATGGGCATCTCCAGAATTTGCCATTGCTTCTATATTTGCAGGTATCGTTATGTATGACGCCGCCGGGGTGAGACAAGCGGCGGGAAAACAAGCAAAAATCTTGAACCAAATTATGGATGAATTTCTTAATAATGAAGACTTAAACGAGGAAAAATTAAAAGAATTATTAGGGCATACACCCTTTCAAGTTTTAGTTGGTTTATTATTAGGAATTTTAAGTTCAATATTTTTAGTGCCTTTGTTTTCTACTTTATAA
- the hrcA gene encoding heat-inducible transcriptional repressor HrcA, with product MTVQITLNERHQKILQATIKHYIATAEPVGSKTLIDEYNFSVSSATIRNVMGKLEKAGFLYQPYTSAGRIPSDSGYRVYVDQLINLDNTVKFPLNKFLDYNIKNGFSRYEILFQKITNLLANLSGCIALITLPQIPSNILHHLQLLRLANDQIMLVMVIDNYQTESVLLEYNALKILNDDDSIEIIDRELEILSNFLNHKLKGQSLTEISNLDWSELNDDFQIYADFIKSLLTKIKSSYRLSNTAPILIQGFSQLVQQPEFSCIEQVKIILNLLEKEQDQLLPLIFNISDFDNSWQKVKIRIGSENPLESMQSCSLISAYYYQGEYPVGSVGIIGPTRIAYEQAIALVESTADYLSEKL from the coding sequence ATGACTGTTCAAATTACACTCAATGAACGCCATCAAAAAATTTTACAGGCTACCATTAAACATTATATCGCAACGGCTGAACCTGTTGGTTCAAAAACTCTAATTGATGAATATAACTTTAGTGTTAGTTCTGCTACAATTCGTAATGTAATGGGAAAACTGGAAAAAGCGGGTTTTCTTTATCAGCCTTATACCTCTGCTGGGAGAATTCCTTCCGATTCGGGTTATCGTGTTTATGTTGATCAATTAATCAATCTTGATAATACTGTTAAATTTCCTCTTAATAAATTTCTTGACTATAACATTAAAAATGGTTTTAGTCGTTATGAAATACTCTTTCAAAAAATTACTAATCTTTTAGCTAATTTGAGTGGTTGTATTGCTTTAATAACTCTACCTCAAATTCCTAGTAATATTCTTCATCACTTACAGTTATTAAGATTAGCAAATGATCAAATTATGTTAGTGATGGTTATTGATAATTATCAAACAGAATCGGTTTTATTAGAATATAATGCCTTAAAAATTCTTAATGATGATGATTCAATAGAAATAATTGATCGAGAATTAGAAATTTTATCTAACTTTTTAAATCATAAGTTAAAAGGTCAATCTTTAACAGAAATAAGTAATTTAGATTGGAGTGAATTAAATGATGATTTTCAAATTTATGCTGATTTTATCAAAAGTTTATTAACAAAAATTAAATCAAGTTATCGTCTATCCAATACTGCTCCGATTCTAATTCAAGGTTTTTCACAATTAGTGCAACAACCTGAATTTTCTTGTATAGAACAAGTGAAAATCATATTAAATTTACTAGAAAAAGAGCAAGATCAGCTTTTACCTTTAATTTTTAATATTAGTGATTTTGATAATTCTTGGCAAAAAGTAAAAATTCGCATCGGTTCAGAAAATCCTTTAGAATCAATGCAATCTTGTAGTCTAATTTCTGCATATTATTATCAGGGAGAATATCCTGTTGGTAGTGTCGGTATTATTGGACCAACTCGTATAGCATACGAACAGGCGATCGCATTAGTAGAATCAACGGCGGATTATTTATCAGAAAAACTGTGA
- a CDS encoding DUF3082 domain-containing protein, which produces MSDTEIKEKSTTVNQEEQEKITPLRCFTGGSISGGLAIASYLLTKSVILTYSTMPIKFNNPMAIRIAATVRTLIMGITTMATFVFLMVTVGLVALGIKLMIEKMKGVKD; this is translated from the coding sequence ATGAGTGATACTGAAATTAAAGAAAAATCAACTACCGTTAATCAAGAAGAACAAGAAAAAATAACTCCTTTACGTTGTTTTACTGGAGGTTCTATTTCTGGAGGGTTGGCGATCGCCTCTTATTTATTAACGAAATCGGTGATATTAACTTACTCTACCATGCCGATAAAATTTAATAATCCGATGGCGATAAGAATTGCGGCGACGGTAAGAACATTAATTATGGGTATCACCACCATGGCGACTTTTGTATTTTTGATGGTGACAGTAGGATTAGTAGCATTGGGGATAAAATTGATGATCGAAAAGATGAAAGGAGTTAAGGATTAA
- a CDS encoding universal stress protein, with product MFKKVLFPIDQNRETRDAVAIVSNIVKTYDSQLFLLSVVEKSADNNSVMSDENSVNQLLVGAKELFAQENIIAEIIEREGMPSFTICDVADEVEANLIIMGCRGLGLTHEGAEDSVTNRVINLAPCPVLVVP from the coding sequence ATGTTTAAAAAAGTTCTTTTTCCCATTGATCAAAACAGAGAAACAAGGGATGCGGTTGCTATAGTGAGCAATATTGTCAAAACCTACGATAGCCAGTTATTTTTACTCTCTGTTGTTGAGAAATCGGCGGATAATAATTCTGTAATGAGTGATGAAAATAGTGTAAACCAATTATTAGTTGGTGCAAAAGAGTTGTTTGCTCAAGAAAATATTATTGCCGAAATTATTGAGCGTGAAGGAATGCCATCTTTTACCATCTGTGATGTCGCTGATGAAGTAGAAGCAAATTTAATTATTATGGGATGTAGAGGGTTAGGATTAACTCATGAAGGTGCAGAAGATAGTGTCACTAATCGGGTGATAAACCTTGCACCTTGCCCTGTGTTAGTTGTACCTTAA